Proteins from a single region of Coregonus clupeaformis isolate EN_2021a chromosome 35, ASM2061545v1, whole genome shotgun sequence:
- the LOC123482525 gene encoding LOW QUALITY PROTEIN: histone-arginine methyltransferase CARM1-like (The sequence of the model RefSeq protein was modified relative to this genomic sequence to represent the inferred CDS: deleted 1 base in 1 codon) produces the protein MAVSVFPGVRLLSIGDANGEIQRHSEQQPLRLEVKATQDAALINLSNAEETCVFKCSVSRDTECSRVGKQSFIITLGCNSVLLQFTSPAEFSSFYNLLKNCRGHSGEQSVFSDRTEESSAVQYFQFYGYLSQQQNMMQDYVRTGTYQRAILQNHTDFKDKVVLDVGCGSGILSFFAAQAGARKVYAVEASTMAQHAEVLVNTNRLGDRVVVIPGKVEEVTLPEQVDIIISEPMGYMLFNERMLESYLHAKKFLKPSGKMFPTIGDVHLAPFTDEQLYMEQFTKANFWYQPSFHGVDLSALRGAAVDEYFRQPIVDTFDIRILMAKSVKYTVNFLEAKEEDLYRIEIPFKFHMMHSGLVHGLAFWFDVAFMGSMVTVWLSTAPTEPLTHWYQVRCLLQSPLFTKAGDTLSGTALLIANKRQSYDISIVAQVDQTGSKSSNLLDLKNPFFRYTGSTPTPPPGSHYTSPSETMWNNGGAYSMSQGMAVSGMPTAYDLSTVMGSGSTVSHNNLIPLVNTGIVNHTHSRMGSIMSTGIVQGASTGQSGPSSSSSNQQQHYPVTNQFTMGGPAISMASPMAIPSNTMHYGS, from the exons CAGAGGAGACATGCGTGTTCAAGTGTTCGGTCTCCCGGGACACAGAGTGCAGTCGCGTGGGGAAACAGTCGTTCATCATCACGCTGGGCTGCAACAGCGTCCTGCTACAGTTCACCTCACCTGCGG AGTTCTCATCGTTCTATAACCTCCTGAAGAACTGCCGCGGCCACAGTGGAGAGCAGTCGGTCTTCAGCGACAGGACAGAGGAATCATCCGCAGTACAGTACTTCCAG TTCTATGGCTACCTCTCCCAGCAGCAGAACATGATGCAGGACTACGTCAGGACAGGAACCTATCAGAGGGCCATTCTCCAGAACCACACTGACTTCAAGGATAAG gtggTGTTGGATGTGGGCTGTGGTTCAGGGATTCTGTCGTTCTTTGCTGCTCAGGCTGGGGCCAGGAAGGTCTACGCTGTGGAGGCCAGCACCATGGCCCAGCACgcagag GTCTTGGTGAACACTAACCGTCTGGGGGACCGTGTGGTGGTGATCCCTGGTAAAGTAGAGGAGGTTACGCTACCGGAGCAGGTGGACATCATCATCTCAGAGCCCATGGGCTACATGCTCTTCAACGAGAGGATGCTGGAGAGCTACCTCCACGCCAAGAAGTTCCTCAAGCCTAGCG GTAAAATGTTC CCCACCATCGGTGACGTGCACCTGGCCCCCTTCACAGACGAACAGCTCTACATGGAGCAGTTCACCAAGGCCAACTTCTG GTACCAGCCTTCCTTCCATGGTGTGGACCTCTCAGCCTTGCGAGGCGCAGCGGTGGACGAGTACTTTCGCCAGCCCATTGTG GACACATTTGATATCCGTATCTTGATGGCCAAGTCTGTCAAATACACAGTCAACTTCCTGGAGGCCAAAGAGGAGGAtttgtacag gaTAGAAATTCCCTTTAAGTTCCATATGATGCACTCAGGGCTGGTGCACGGCCTGGCCTTCTGGTTCGATGTAGCGTTCATGGGATCAAT ggTGACAGTGTGGCTCTCCACGGCTCCCACAGAGCCCCTGACCCACTGGTACCAGGTACGCTGTCTGCTCCAGTCACCCCTCTTCACCAAGGCAGGAGACACACTCTCCGGCACAGCACTGCTCATCGCCAACAAGAG ACAAAGCTATGACATCAGTATTGTTGCCCAAGTGGACCAGACAGGCTCCAAGTCCAGCAACCTCCTGGACTTGAAGAACCCCTTTTTCAG gTACACAGGCAGCACCCCCACTCCCCCTCCTGGGTCGCACTACACCTCCCCCTCTGAGACCATGTGGAACAATGGGGGGGCCTACAGCATGAGCCAGGGCATGGCTGTGTCag ggaTGCCTACAGCCTATGACCTCAGTACGGTCATGGGCAGCGGCTCGACGGTGTCCCACAACAACCTCATCCCCCTCG TGAACACAGGGATAGTGAATCACACCCACTCCAGGATGGGCTCCATCATGAGCACAGGAATCGTCCAGG GAGCTTCTACTGGCCAGTCAGGTCCTAGCAGCAGCAGCTCTAACCAGCAGCAGCATTATCCCGTCACCAACCAGTTCACCATGGGGGGACCCGCCATCTCCATGGCCTCTCCCATGGCCATCCCTAGCAACACCATGCATTATGGGAGTTAA